In a single window of the Streptosporangiales bacterium genome:
- a CDS encoding DUF3416 domain-containing protein, whose protein sequence is MCIPDRSPLSSGAMTLGRFPILDVQPTVDGGRWPAQAVAGESFRVSATVFREGHDAVAATVVLREPSGRRVPPVAMRLDVPWLDRWVADVTVPTEGDWSFRVEAWGDPLASWRHDAGIKVPLGLDVELMLEEGARLLDRAARRVPQPYRTAVKELVPLLRDTGTPPDDRLAAATAPHVTALLDAYPLREQVTASPHYAVRVERTRALYGSWYEFFPRSEGAVLDPVPRSGTFATAAKRLPKIAAMGFDVVYLPPIHPVGTTNRKGANNTLVPGPGDPGVPWAIGSPDGGHDAVHPDLGTIDDFDDFVAQARTLGLEVALDLALQASPDHPWVTEHPEWFRIRADGSIAYAENPPKKYQDIYPVNFDTDPEGLFTEVLRLVRHWMEHGVRIFRVDNPHTKPVAFWERLLTAVRETDPDVIFLAEAFTRAPMMHTLGKVGFQQSYTYFTWRNTKAELEEYLTELSTETAAFMRPNFFVNTPDILHEYLQHGGPPAFRIRAALASTLSPSWGVYSGYELCENVAVRPGSEEYLDSEKYQYRPREWDTAEREGRSLAPYLTRLNEIRRAHPALHSLRNLTFHTVTQAQPHLICYSKRAPGPEHGGLGDVVLVVCNLDPHNAREASVELDLPALGLDENASFLVHDLMTGAEYLWGRHNYVRLEPWPDPAHVFAVRRYEE, encoded by the coding sequence ATGTGCATACCGGACAGGTCGCCGCTATCGTCGGGCGCGATGACGCTCGGACGCTTCCCCATCCTTGACGTCCAGCCGACCGTCGACGGTGGCCGCTGGCCGGCGCAGGCGGTGGCCGGCGAGTCCTTCCGTGTGTCCGCGACCGTGTTCCGCGAGGGCCACGACGCCGTCGCGGCCACCGTCGTGCTCCGCGAGCCGAGCGGTCGGCGGGTGCCGCCGGTCGCGATGCGTCTCGACGTGCCCTGGCTCGACCGCTGGGTCGCCGACGTCACCGTGCCCACCGAGGGCGACTGGTCGTTCCGCGTCGAGGCCTGGGGAGACCCGCTCGCCAGCTGGCGGCACGACGCCGGCATCAAGGTGCCGCTCGGACTCGACGTCGAGCTCATGCTCGAGGAGGGCGCCCGGCTCCTCGACCGGGCGGCGCGGCGCGTGCCACAGCCGTACCGGACCGCGGTGAAGGAGCTCGTGCCGCTGCTCCGCGACACCGGCACGCCACCCGACGATCGGCTCGCCGCAGCGACCGCACCGCACGTCACGGCACTGCTCGACGCCTACCCGTTGCGCGAGCAGGTCACCGCGAGCCCGCACTACGCCGTCCGGGTCGAGCGCACGCGCGCGCTGTACGGCTCGTGGTACGAGTTCTTCCCCCGCTCGGAGGGCGCCGTCCTCGACCCCGTGCCGCGGTCGGGCACCTTCGCCACCGCGGCGAAGCGGCTGCCGAAGATCGCCGCGATGGGCTTCGACGTCGTGTACCTCCCGCCGATCCACCCGGTCGGCACCACGAATCGCAAGGGTGCCAACAACACGCTCGTCCCCGGTCCCGGTGACCCCGGCGTGCCGTGGGCGATCGGCTCGCCCGACGGCGGGCACGACGCCGTTCACCCCGATCTCGGCACGATCGACGACTTCGACGACTTCGTGGCCCAGGCGCGGACGCTCGGACTGGAGGTCGCGCTCGACCTCGCCCTGCAGGCGTCGCCCGACCATCCCTGGGTGACCGAGCACCCGGAGTGGTTCAGGATCCGCGCCGACGGCTCGATCGCGTACGCGGAGAACCCGCCGAAGAAGTACCAGGACATCTACCCGGTCAACTTCGACACCGATCCCGAGGGCCTGTTCACCGAGGTGCTTCGCCTCGTGCGGCACTGGATGGAGCACGGGGTACGGATCTTCCGGGTCGACAACCCGCACACCAAGCCGGTGGCGTTCTGGGAACGCCTGCTCACCGCGGTGCGCGAGACCGACCCCGACGTCATCTTCCTCGCCGAGGCGTTCACCCGCGCACCGATGATGCACACGCTCGGCAAGGTCGGGTTCCAGCAGTCGTACACGTACTTCACGTGGCGCAACACCAAGGCGGAGCTCGAGGAGTACCTCACGGAGCTGTCCACGGAGACGGCCGCGTTCATGCGCCCGAACTTCTTCGTCAACACCCCGGACATCCTGCACGAGTACCTGCAGCACGGCGGTCCGCCGGCCTTCCGCATCAGGGCGGCGCTCGCGTCGACCCTGTCCCCCAGCTGGGGCGTCTACAGCGGGTACGAGCTGTGCGAGAACGTCGCGGTGCGTCCCGGCAGCGAGGAGTACCTCGACTCCGAGAAGTACCAGTACCGGCCGCGGGAGTGGGACACCGCCGAGCGGGAGGGTCGCTCGCTCGCCCCGTACCTCACCCGGCTGAACGAGATCAGGCGCGCACACCCGGCGCTGCACTCCCTGCGCAACCTCACGTTCCACACCGTCACCCAGGCCCAGCCCCACCTCATCTGCTACTCCAAGCGCGCTCCCGGCCCGGAGCACGGAGGCCTCGGCGACGTCGTGCTGGTGGTCTGTAACCTCGACCCTCACAACGCTCGCGAGGCGTCCGTCGAGCTCGACCTACCCGCACTCGGGCTCGACGAGAACGCGTCGTTCCTCGTCCACGACCTGATGACGGGGGCCGAGTACCTGTGGGGGCGGCACAACTACGTCCGCCTCGAACCCTGGCCCGATCCCGCCCACGTGTTCGCCGTACGGAGGTACGAGGAATGA
- the treS gene encoding maltose alpha-D-glucosyltransferase, with protein sequence MTSPELDAPTDPDWYKRAVFYEVLIRGFHDSNDDGVGDIKGLTSRLDYLSWLGIDCIWLLPMYESPLRDGGYDISDYVKILPEFGTLGDLVELIDESHKRGIRIITDLVMNHTSDQHPWFQASRSEPDGPYGDFYVWSDTDEPYSDARIIFVDTETSNWTHDPVRGQYFWHRFYSHQPDLNYENPAVWDAMLEVLRFWLDLGIDGFRLDAVPYLYEQEGTNCENLDPTHAFLRKVRAEVDRIYSDRVLLAEANQWPEDVVEYFGDPKVGGDECHMAFHFPLMPRIFMAVRREQRYPLSEIMASTPEIPDGCQWGIFLRNHDELTLEMVTDEERDYMYSEYAKDPRMRANIGIRRRLAPLLENDPNQQELFTALLMSLPGSPVLYYGDEIGMGDNIWLGDRDSVRTPMQWTPDRNAGFSMCDPQRLYLPVIMDPVYGYQALNVEAQTRDTGSLLHWTRRMIEIRKRHPAFGLGAFEELGSSNPSVFAFVREMGDDRVLCVNNLSRFPQPVELDLRRYEGTVPMECTGSVQFPPIGELPYLLTLPGHGFYWFELPTRADDASHARMYG encoded by the coding sequence GTGACCTCGCCCGAACTCGACGCCCCGACCGACCCGGACTGGTACAAGCGCGCGGTCTTCTACGAGGTGCTGATCCGCGGGTTCCACGACAGCAACGACGACGGCGTCGGTGACATCAAGGGCCTCACCAGCCGCCTCGACTACCTGTCGTGGCTCGGCATCGACTGCATCTGGCTGCTCCCGATGTACGAGTCGCCGCTGCGCGACGGCGGCTACGACATCAGCGACTACGTGAAGATCCTGCCGGAGTTCGGCACCCTCGGCGACCTCGTCGAGCTGATCGACGAGTCGCACAAGCGCGGCATCAGGATCATCACCGACCTCGTCATGAACCACACGAGCGACCAGCACCCGTGGTTCCAGGCGTCGAGGTCCGAGCCGGACGGCCCCTACGGCGACTTCTACGTGTGGTCAGACACCGACGAGCCGTACTCCGACGCACGCATCATCTTCGTCGACACCGAGACGTCGAACTGGACCCACGATCCCGTGCGGGGACAGTACTTCTGGCACCGCTTCTACAGCCACCAGCCGGACCTCAACTACGAGAACCCGGCCGTGTGGGACGCCATGCTCGAGGTGCTGCGGTTCTGGCTCGACCTCGGCATCGACGGCTTCCGCCTCGACGCCGTGCCGTACCTCTACGAGCAGGAGGGCACCAACTGCGAGAACCTCGACCCCACGCACGCCTTCCTCAGGAAGGTGCGGGCCGAGGTCGACCGCATCTACTCCGACCGGGTGCTCCTCGCCGAGGCCAACCAGTGGCCCGAGGACGTCGTCGAGTACTTCGGTGATCCCAAGGTCGGCGGCGACGAATGCCACATGGCGTTCCACTTCCCGCTGATGCCGCGCATCTTCATGGCCGTCCGCCGCGAGCAGCGCTACCCGCTCTCGGAGATCATGGCCAGCACGCCGGAGATCCCCGACGGCTGCCAGTGGGGCATCTTCCTGCGCAACCACGACGAGCTCACGCTCGAGATGGTGACCGACGAAGAGCGCGACTACATGTACTCCGAGTACGCCAAGGACCCGCGCATGCGCGCGAACATCGGGATCCGCAGGCGACTCGCTCCGCTGCTGGAGAACGACCCCAACCAGCAGGAGCTGTTCACCGCACTGCTGATGTCGCTGCCCGGCTCGCCCGTCCTGTACTACGGCGACGAGATCGGCATGGGCGACAACATCTGGCTCGGTGACCGCGACAGCGTCCGGACGCCGATGCAGTGGACCCCCGACCGCAACGCCGGCTTCTCCATGTGCGACCCGCAGCGGCTGTACCTACCGGTCATCATGGACCCCGTCTACGGCTACCAGGCACTCAACGTCGAGGCGCAGACCCGCGACACCGGCTCCCTGCTGCACTGGACCCGCCGGATGATCGAGATCCGCAAGCGGCACCCCGCGTTCGGGCTCGGCGCGTTCGAGGAGCTCGGCAGCAGCAACCCCAGCGTGTTCGCCTTCGTGCGCGAGATGGGCGACGACCGGGTGCTCTGCGTGAACAACCTGTCGAGGTTCCCGCAGCCGGTGGAGCTCGACCTGCGCAGGTACGAGGGCACCGTGCCGATGGAGTGCACGGGGAGCGTGCAGTTCCCCCCGATCGGCGAGCTACCGTACCTGCTCACGCTCCCGGGTCACGGCTTCTACTGGTTCGAGCTGCCGACTCGCGCCGACGACGCCTCGCACGCGAGAATGTACGGCTAG
- a CDS encoding aminoglycoside phosphotransferase, with the protein MTLRKRLVDWLPTQRWYAGGSRAIRRVEVAARTELVTGDPAMSLLLLTVDHDGGTDTYQLLLGERSELPDRLEHVHIGDGDGVSWYDAAHDSEVTHRLLELIAGNADVGPVRFRSVPGAPPLDVTLHSLAIPHEQTNTSLVFGEESILKTFRRLVIGTNPDLEVTLALAHAGSQHIAEPLGWAETDVDDTTTTLAMLQRYLRSGTDGWLLATGSVRDLYAEGDLHPDEVGGDFAGESERLGAATAAVHRDLATTLGVVPAGPAEVEALAAGMRRHLVEAQGEVPSLAEQVPAIDAVFAALPREVDSFTAQRVHGDYHLGQVMRTTDGWALLDFEGEPEHPLEARQAMTSTLKDVAGMLRSYDYAARHLLVEHYDDAQRETRAQEWIDHNRAAFCAGYAAETGTDPRSSAALLHAFELDKAVYEVVYEARHRPSWMKIPLGYLDRIAERA; encoded by the coding sequence ATGACGCTGCGGAAGCGACTGGTCGACTGGCTGCCCACCCAGCGGTGGTACGCGGGCGGTTCGCGGGCGATCCGGCGCGTGGAGGTCGCGGCGCGTACCGAGCTCGTCACCGGCGACCCGGCGATGAGCCTGCTGCTCCTCACCGTCGACCACGACGGGGGCACCGACACGTACCAGCTGCTGCTCGGCGAGCGGTCCGAGCTGCCTGACCGTCTCGAGCACGTCCACATCGGCGACGGCGACGGCGTGTCGTGGTACGACGCCGCCCACGACTCCGAGGTGACGCACCGGCTCCTCGAGCTCATCGCGGGCAACGCCGACGTGGGCCCGGTCCGGTTCCGGTCCGTCCCCGGCGCGCCGCCACTCGACGTCACCCTGCACAGCCTCGCCATCCCCCACGAGCAGACCAACACCTCCCTGGTGTTCGGCGAGGAGTCGATCCTCAAGACGTTCCGCAGGCTCGTCATCGGCACCAACCCCGACCTCGAGGTGACCCTGGCGCTCGCCCACGCCGGCTCGCAGCACATCGCCGAGCCGCTGGGCTGGGCCGAGACCGACGTCGACGACACGACCACGACGCTCGCGATGCTGCAGCGGTACCTCCGCTCCGGCACCGACGGCTGGCTGCTCGCGACCGGCAGCGTGCGCGACCTCTACGCCGAGGGAGACCTGCACCCCGACGAGGTCGGCGGCGACTTCGCCGGCGAGTCCGAACGGCTCGGCGCGGCCACCGCCGCGGTGCACCGTGACCTCGCCACGACGCTCGGCGTGGTCCCGGCGGGACCCGCCGAGGTCGAGGCACTCGCGGCGGGCATGCGGCGGCACCTCGTCGAGGCCCAGGGCGAGGTGCCGAGCCTCGCCGAACAGGTGCCGGCGATCGACGCGGTCTTCGCGGCCCTGCCGCGAGAGGTCGACTCCTTCACCGCACAACGCGTGCACGGCGACTACCACCTCGGCCAGGTGATGCGCACCACCGACGGCTGGGCGCTGCTCGACTTCGAGGGCGAGCCGGAGCATCCGCTCGAGGCGCGCCAGGCGATGACGTCGACGCTCAAGGACGTCGCCGGCATGCTGCGGTCGTACGACTACGCCGCGCGGCACCTGCTCGTCGAGCACTACGACGACGCGCAGCGCGAGACCCGCGCGCAGGAGTGGATCGACCACAACCGTGCCGCGTTCTGCGCGGGCTACGCGGCCGAGACCGGCACCGATCCCCGGTCGTCGGCAGCGCTCCTGCACGCGTTCGAGCTCGACAAGGCCGTCTACGAGGTCGTGTACGAGGCGCGGCACCGGCCGAGCTGGATGAAGATCCCGCTGGGCTATCTGGACCGGATTGCCGAGCGGGCGTGA
- the glgB gene encoding 1,4-alpha-glucan branching protein GlgB: MNAQSKDTYASELQRLADGTHHDPHSLLGAHPGDDGVTVRTLRPSATAVTAVLGDGRRVPLTHEHHGVFAGVLPTSGIVDYRLEVTYDDVTVVTDDPYRFLPTLGEFDLHLIGEGRHEELWQALGAHPRTYATASGEVSGTSFAVWAPNARGVRVVGDFNRWDGYAHPMRMMGSSGVWELFVPGVGTGAKYKFAVLGADWVWRQKADPMAFATEHPPATASVVFESAYEWNDAAWLERRATTDAARSPMAVYEVHLGSWRSGLGYRELADQLVEYVRDMGFTHVEFLPVAEHPYGGSWGYQVTSYYAPTSRFGSPDDFRHLVDRMHQAGIGVLVDWVPAHFPRDAWALARFDGTALYEHADPRLGEHPDWGTLIFDLGRHEVRNFLVANALYWLEEFHVDGLRVDAVASMLYLDYSRKEGEWLPNEHGGRENLDAIAFLQETNATIDKRVPGVSTLAEESTSWPGVSRPTYLGGLGFGFKWNMGWMHDTLGYLARDPIHRQYHHHELTFSMMYAYTENFVLPLSHDEVVHGKGSLYRKMPGDHWRKLAGLRTLYAYMWAHPGKQLLFMGGEFAQDTEWSEQDGLSWHHLDEPDRRGMHALVRDLNGLYASLPALWQRDHDPEGFAWIDADDSTGNVLSFLRWAHDGSVVACVVNFSATPHLGYRLGLPSAGRWVERLNTDAATYGGSGVGNLGAVEAVAKSWHGQPASTTLSVPPLGALWLVPETAAEES; the protein is encoded by the coding sequence ATGAACGCGCAGTCGAAGGACACGTACGCGAGCGAGCTGCAACGGCTCGCCGACGGCACGCACCACGACCCGCACAGCCTGCTCGGCGCGCATCCGGGCGACGACGGCGTGACCGTCCGCACGCTGCGCCCGTCCGCCACCGCCGTGACCGCAGTGCTCGGCGACGGGCGGCGGGTGCCGCTCACCCACGAGCACCACGGCGTGTTCGCCGGCGTGCTGCCGACGTCAGGGATCGTGGACTACCGCCTCGAGGTGACGTACGACGACGTCACTGTCGTCACCGACGACCCGTACCGCTTCCTTCCCACCCTCGGCGAGTTCGACCTGCACCTGATCGGCGAGGGTCGGCACGAGGAGCTCTGGCAGGCGCTCGGCGCGCACCCGCGCACGTACGCGACCGCGTCCGGCGAGGTGTCGGGCACGTCGTTCGCGGTATGGGCACCGAACGCCCGCGGCGTCCGCGTGGTCGGCGACTTCAACCGGTGGGACGGCTACGCACACCCGATGCGGATGATGGGCAGCAGCGGCGTGTGGGAGCTGTTCGTGCCCGGCGTCGGCACGGGCGCGAAGTACAAGTTCGCCGTGCTCGGCGCCGACTGGGTCTGGCGGCAGAAGGCCGACCCGATGGCGTTCGCCACCGAGCATCCGCCCGCGACCGCATCCGTGGTGTTCGAGTCCGCGTACGAGTGGAACGACGCCGCCTGGCTCGAGCGCCGCGCCACGACCGACGCCGCCAGGTCGCCGATGGCGGTGTACGAGGTGCACCTCGGCTCCTGGCGCTCCGGTCTCGGCTACCGCGAGCTGGCCGACCAGCTCGTCGAGTACGTCCGCGACATGGGCTTCACCCACGTCGAGTTCCTGCCGGTGGCGGAGCACCCGTACGGCGGCTCGTGGGGCTACCAGGTCACGTCGTACTACGCGCCGACGTCGCGGTTCGGCAGCCCCGACGACTTCCGTCATCTCGTCGACCGCATGCACCAGGCGGGCATCGGGGTGCTCGTCGACTGGGTGCCCGCACACTTTCCGCGCGACGCGTGGGCGCTCGCGCGCTTCGACGGCACCGCCCTGTACGAGCACGCCGACCCGCGCCTCGGCGAGCACCCGGACTGGGGCACGCTCATCTTCGACCTCGGGCGCCACGAGGTGCGCAACTTCCTGGTGGCGAACGCGCTGTACTGGCTCGAGGAGTTCCACGTCGACGGCCTGCGCGTCGACGCCGTCGCGTCGATGCTCTACCTCGACTACTCGCGCAAGGAGGGCGAGTGGCTGCCCAACGAGCACGGCGGCCGGGAGAACCTCGACGCGATCGCGTTCCTGCAGGAGACCAACGCCACGATCGACAAGCGCGTGCCCGGCGTGAGCACGCTGGCCGAGGAGTCGACGTCGTGGCCCGGCGTCTCGCGGCCCACCTATCTCGGCGGCCTCGGGTTCGGCTTCAAGTGGAACATGGGCTGGATGCACGACACGCTCGGCTACCTCGCCCGCGACCCCATCCACCGGCAGTACCACCACCACGAGCTCACGTTCTCGATGATGTACGCGTACACCGAGAACTTCGTGCTGCCGCTCTCCCACGACGAGGTGGTGCACGGCAAGGGCTCGCTCTACCGGAAGATGCCTGGCGACCACTGGCGCAAGCTCGCCGGCCTGCGCACGCTGTACGCGTACATGTGGGCCCACCCGGGCAAGCAGCTGCTGTTCATGGGCGGCGAGTTCGCGCAGGACACCGAGTGGTCCGAGCAGGACGGCCTGTCCTGGCACCACCTCGACGAGCCCGACCGCCGCGGCATGCACGCACTGGTCCGCGATCTCAATGGCCTCTACGCGTCACTGCCCGCGCTGTGGCAGCGCGACCACGACCCGGAGGGCTTCGCCTGGATCGACGCCGACGACTCGACCGGCAACGTGCTGTCGTTCCTGCGCTGGGCGCACGACGGCTCGGTCGTGGCGTGCGTCGTGAACTTCTCGGCGACACCCCACCTCGGCTACCGGCTCGGCCTGCCCTCCGCCGGCCGCTGGGTCGAGCGCCTCAACACCGACGCCGCGACGTACGGCGGCAGCGGCGTCGGCAACCTCGGCGCCGTCGAGGCGGTCGCGAAGTCCTGGCACGGCCAGCCCGCGTCGACGACGTTGTCCGTCCCACCGCTGGGCGCCCTCTGGCTGGTCCCGGAGACCGCGGCGGAAGAGAGCTAG
- a CDS encoding helix-turn-helix domain-containing protein: MRVEYVSRVPRPPLDGLIDDLYYLEGAPPYARLTLPPAPSALLIVNLGAPFRIRAGTDIETAEYADGCVVTMPTRAWEFGYPLRTRSVGVHFKPWGPAPFLPMPAAELCDRPVTVEQVWGRPAVAELRDRLATAPGPHEMLTLLEEELTRRLCETAGLGLVRHMSSVIAAASGAVAIGDLSVAAGVSSTHLAQRFKELIGVTPKRLARTYRFAATVFAINPAGPIDWGDLAGGAGYFDQAHFGHEFRAFTGLTPTRYVEVRRRFLREHPGHALDVGPLPAD; the protein is encoded by the coding sequence GTGCGCGTGGAGTACGTGTCCAGAGTGCCGCGACCGCCGCTGGACGGGCTGATCGACGACCTTTACTACCTGGAGGGTGCGCCGCCGTACGCCCGGCTGACGCTGCCGCCGGCGCCGTCGGCGTTGCTCATCGTCAACCTCGGGGCGCCGTTCCGCATCCGCGCCGGCACCGACATCGAGACGGCCGAGTACGCCGACGGCTGCGTGGTCACCATGCCCACCCGCGCGTGGGAGTTCGGCTACCCACTCCGGACCCGGTCCGTCGGCGTGCACTTCAAGCCGTGGGGGCCGGCGCCGTTCCTGCCGATGCCCGCGGCCGAGCTGTGTGACCGGCCGGTGACGGTAGAGCAGGTTTGGGGCCGGCCCGCCGTTGCTGAGCTGCGAGACCGGCTGGCCACGGCGCCCGGACCGCACGAGATGCTGACGCTGCTCGAGGAGGAGCTGACGCGACGGCTGTGCGAGACCGCCGGCCTGGGGCTGGTCCGCCATATGAGCAGCGTCATCGCGGCGGCCAGCGGGGCGGTGGCGATCGGCGACCTGAGCGTGGCAGCCGGTGTCAGCAGCACTCATCTGGCACAGCGGTTCAAGGAGCTCATCGGCGTCACGCCGAAGCGGCTGGCCCGCACCTACCGCTTCGCCGCCACCGTGTTCGCGATCAACCCCGCCGGACCGATCGACTGGGGCGACCTCGCCGGTGGCGCAGGCTACTTCGACCAGGCCCACTTCGGCCACGAGTTCCGGGCGTTCACCGGGCTCACGCCGACCCGGTACGTCGAAGTCCGGCGGCGGTTCCTGCGCGAACATCCCGGCCACGCGCTGGACGTCGGGCCGCTGCCGGCCGATTGA
- a CDS encoding dihydrofolate reductase, whose translation MGKVVMYSSVSVDGFVADENDQPGPLFDWLSNGDVPLDESGEVKVSQTSYDYTRPYWDQIGATLVGRHVFDMTDGWDGKPPGGIDHVVVVTHRPEPEGWDPEAPFHFVDGVEAAVAKAQELAGDRMVEVAAGDVGGQVLAAGLIDEVRMDVVPVVFGSGKRYFGSVHAQHLLEDPDVVIQGNRVLHLRYRVRR comes from the coding sequence GTGGGCAAGGTGGTCATGTACAGCTCGGTGTCGGTGGACGGCTTCGTCGCGGACGAGAATGACCAGCCCGGACCGCTGTTCGACTGGTTGTCCAACGGTGACGTCCCGTTGGACGAGAGCGGCGAGGTGAAGGTGTCGCAGACGTCCTACGACTACACCCGGCCGTACTGGGACCAGATCGGGGCGACACTCGTCGGCCGCCACGTCTTCGACATGACGGACGGCTGGGACGGGAAGCCTCCGGGCGGGATCGACCACGTGGTCGTCGTGACGCACCGGCCGGAGCCCGAGGGCTGGGACCCCGAGGCGCCGTTTCACTTCGTCGACGGCGTCGAGGCAGCCGTGGCCAAGGCGCAGGAGCTTGCGGGTGACCGCATGGTCGAGGTCGCCGCTGGCGACGTCGGTGGCCAGGTGCTTGCCGCGGGCCTGATCGACGAGGTGCGCATGGACGTCGTACCCGTCGTGTTCGGGTCCGGCAAGCGCTACTTCGGGTCGGTCCACGCACAGCACCTGTTGGAGGATCCTGACGTGGTGATTCAGGGCAACCGGGTGCTTCACCTGCGCTATCGGGTGCGCCGTTGA
- a CDS encoding isocitrate/isopropylmalate dehydrogenase family protein gives MDGDDIGLEIVPEAVRVLQAAIAREAGLEVAFRPFPVGWSSYLEHGHTLPRQTLDGLERMHGLILGPIGHAAYPKDRAECVNPHPIIRRHFDLFANLRPARSYPAVEALHRDVDLLVVRENNEGFQPDRNMLAGCGEFQPNEHNAFSIRVISRQQSRRIAREAFEAARRRDGMRRVTAIHKRTVFKLTDGLFMDTVQEVAKDYPDVALDDYQVDSAALHLVMRPQRFDVVLCSNMFGDILSDLTAGLVGGLGMAPGLNAGDDQAMAQATHGSAPDISGKGLANPYAMIMSGTMLLDWLGARHGDDRLASAARRVQAAVESVIAQRTRVTRDLGGDASTRQMGAAIAEACGVVPQ, from the coding sequence ATGGACGGCGACGACATCGGCCTCGAGATCGTGCCGGAGGCCGTCCGGGTCCTGCAGGCCGCGATCGCACGCGAGGCCGGGCTCGAGGTGGCCTTCCGCCCGTTCCCGGTCGGCTGGTCGAGCTATCTGGAGCATGGGCACACCCTGCCGCGGCAGACGCTCGACGGGCTCGAGCGGATGCACGGCCTCATCCTCGGTCCGATCGGGCACGCGGCCTACCCGAAGGACCGCGCCGAGTGCGTGAACCCGCATCCGATCATCCGCCGGCACTTCGACCTGTTCGCCAACCTGCGCCCGGCGAGGTCCTATCCCGCCGTGGAAGCACTTCATCGCGACGTCGACCTGCTCGTCGTGCGCGAGAACAACGAGGGCTTCCAGCCCGACCGGAACATGCTGGCGGGCTGCGGTGAGTTCCAGCCGAACGAGCACAACGCGTTCAGCATCCGGGTGATCTCCCGGCAGCAGTCGCGGCGAATCGCACGGGAGGCGTTCGAGGCCGCGCGGCGACGCGACGGCATGCGACGCGTGACGGCGATCCACAAGCGCACCGTGTTCAAGCTGACCGACGGGTTGTTCATGGACACGGTGCAGGAGGTCGCGAAGGACTACCCCGATGTTGCGCTCGACGACTACCAGGTCGACTCCGCCGCCCTGCACCTGGTGATGCGTCCGCAGCGTTTCGACGTCGTGCTCTGCTCGAACATGTTCGGCGACATCCTCTCCGACCTCACGGCAGGACTCGTCGGCGGACTGGGGATGGCACCGGGACTCAACGCGGGTGACGACCAGGCGATGGCACAGGCGACCCACGGCTCGGCCCCGGACATCAGCGGGAAGGGCCTGGCCAACCCTTATGCGATGATCATGTCGGGCACGATGCTGCTCGACTGGCTCGGTGCACGACACGGCGACGACCGGTTGGCCTCCGCGGCACGACGAGTCCAGGCCGCGGTCGAGAGCGTCATCGCACAGCGCACGCGAGTGACCAGGGACCTCGGCGGTGACGCGTCAACCCGCCAGATGGGGGCCGCGATCGCCGAGGCGTGCGGCGTCGTTCCTCAGTGA